ATGCGATTTCGCCCGGTGTCGGAGTCCGCTGGTCCGGCGCAGTTCAGGACGGTTCGGCGTCGCCGGCAGCGTGGGGCGCGGCATCCGCCAGGACTTTTCGGCCCTCGATCGCCATGTCGACCAACACCCGGTGGGCGTCGTGTGCCGTGTCGATTGGCCGGGTCAGCGGCACGGACAGCGTGGTGTCGCCCGACAGGCCCAACTCGATCGTGGTGGGTGTCAGGCCGAGCATCGTGGCTTCAGTCACGTCGGGGCGCGCGGCGTAGGCGTGCGCGTACAGCACCAGGGCGTCGGCGTGGTCCTCGTTCATGTGATCGACGATGCGCTTCATGTCTTCCGGCGTCACATTCATCGGTGTTGTCTCGCGCTGCACGGGTCGGCCAGTGTACGGCATCGGCGCGTCGCGTTCGTCACGTCGGCGATCCCGGCTCGGCCACCGCGGGCGGGTCGAGCATGTCTTCGAAGAACCAGGCCGCCAGTTCGTTGCGGCTCGACACCCCGGCTTTCTTGTACACGCTCGAGGCCTGCTGGCGCACCGTTTTCTCGCGCGTCTCGCGCAGCTCGGCGATCTCGCGGAACGACAAGCCCTTGAGCAGGCCGATGACCACGTCCTGCTCGCTCGCGGTCAGATGCCACGCGTCAAACTGTTTCTGCATGACGCCACGGTACTGGCTGGCGAGGTTTTGCGATTTGGCGTCGATCTGCGCGAGCTGCCCCCGGGCCTTGGAGAGCTGCCCACGCAACTCGCTCAGTGCCTTGCGCTGCGACAGGTGGCTGGC
The DNA window shown above is from Pseudomonadota bacterium and carries:
- a CDS encoding LuxR C-terminal-related transcriptional regulator, with translation MDQIPYKETVFALFVLIVFGTSAVEIASEFSDGETWRAMGDDLARFALSGVVLALFIASHLSQRKALSELRGQLSKARGQLAQIDAKSQNLASQYRGVMQKQFDAWHLTASEQDVVIGLLKGLSFREIAELRETREKTVRQQASSVYKKAGVSSRNELAAWFFEDMLDPPAVAEPGSPT
- a CDS encoding DUF2470 domain-containing protein; its protein translation is MNVTPEDMKRIVDHMNEDHADALVLYAHAYAARPDVTEATMLGLTPTTIELGLSGDTTLSVPLTRPIDTAHDAHRVLVDMAIEGRKVLADAAPHAAGDAEPS